Proteins found in one Pirellulales bacterium genomic segment:
- a CDS encoding TraR/DksA family transcriptional regulator: MARKDSLQGLRQILLKRRDALRSALAGDLSLLKELRSQTSGDVVDAALDSAQDEISSQLAEVESRELAQIENALERIREGKYGVCEGCSVKIPLARMNALPYATLCIECQREAEKSGDYGGSGVDFSRVFDSSGDNDVSINDIEIDVG, encoded by the coding sequence ATGGCACGAAAAGATTCTTTACAGGGACTGCGACAAATTTTACTCAAGCGGCGCGATGCCCTGCGCAGTGCGCTGGCAGGCGACCTGAGCTTGCTCAAGGAACTGCGTTCGCAGACCTCGGGCGATGTGGTGGACGCCGCGCTCGATTCGGCCCAGGACGAGATCAGCTCGCAACTGGCCGAGGTCGAAAGCCGCGAGCTCGCCCAAATTGAAAACGCGCTGGAGCGCATTCGCGAAGGAAAATATGGCGTCTGCGAAGGTTGCAGCGTCAAGATACCCCTGGCCCGTATGAACGCCCTGCCGTATGCCACGCTGTGCATCGAATGCCAGCGCGAAGCGGAAAAATCCGGCGACTACGGCGGCAGCGGTGTGGACTTTAGCCGGGTCTTTGACTCGAGCGGCGATAACGATGTCAGCATCAATGATATTGAGATCGACGTCGGTTAA
- a CDS encoding AMP-binding protein, protein MPATTPPSAPLSYVAPGSPWLDDLCIGQVLAQQAKRYPRHDALVFPHLGLRWTYAEFDAQVDRVARALLALGLRPGDHLAVWATNVPEWVFLQFASARVGVVLVTINPAYRPFELRYVLKQSDAQALFLIDAYKKSDYFGMLAEVCPEIMQPAAGLLENVEFPRLKSVVALREGVTNRPAGIQSWNDFLAAGERTTPARLQEIEASLRPGDPINIQYTSGTTGFPKAAMLSHRNLLLNVYYAGQALNYTAADRICIPVPFYHCFGCVLGTLCAVAHGAAMIIPAESFDPGATLQSIEAERATSLYGVPTMFIAQLHNPSLQARDLTSLRTGIMAGSPCPIETMRCVVEEMHCPEITIGYGQTEASPLITQTTVDDPLELRVETVGRAFPGVEVKIIDPATGDILPDGQPGELCSRGHNTMLGYYNQPEATAAAIDAEGWLHTGDLAIRLPNGYFKITGRIKDMVIRGGENIYPREIEEYFFTHPAIEQASVVGVPDPKYGEELCAWIKLKSGYAAGADLTEEQVRDFCRGKLAHYKVPRYVRFVQAFPQTVTGKIQKFKIREQMCAELGLCEQKTA, encoded by the coding sequence ATGCCTGCCACAACTCCCCCATCCGCTCCGCTTTCCTACGTCGCGCCTGGATCTCCCTGGCTTGACGATCTGTGCATTGGCCAGGTCCTGGCGCAGCAGGCCAAGCGGTATCCCCGGCACGATGCCTTGGTTTTTCCCCATTTAGGACTGCGCTGGACGTACGCCGAATTTGACGCCCAGGTTGACCGCGTCGCCCGCGCGCTCCTCGCCCTGGGGCTGCGCCCGGGGGATCACTTGGCTGTCTGGGCGACGAATGTGCCGGAGTGGGTTTTTTTGCAGTTTGCCAGCGCGCGGGTGGGGGTGGTGCTGGTGACAATCAATCCGGCGTATCGGCCGTTTGAGTTGCGGTATGTCTTAAAACAAAGCGACGCGCAGGCGCTCTTTTTGATCGATGCGTACAAAAAGTCCGATTACTTTGGGATGCTCGCGGAAGTATGCCCGGAAATCATGCAACCGGCCGCGGGTTTGCTAGAGAATGTCGAATTTCCCCGATTAAAATCCGTCGTGGCCCTGAGGGAAGGGGTAACGAATCGGCCCGCGGGAATACAATCCTGGAATGACTTTTTAGCCGCGGGCGAACGCACCACCCCAGCGCGGCTACAGGAAATTGAGGCAAGTTTACGCCCCGGCGACCCCATCAACATTCAGTACACCTCGGGTACGACCGGCTTTCCCAAGGCCGCGATGCTTAGCCACCGCAATCTGTTATTGAACGTGTATTACGCTGGACAGGCTCTCAATTACACGGCGGCGGACCGAATTTGCATACCGGTGCCGTTTTATCATTGCTTTGGTTGCGTGCTGGGAACGCTGTGCGCGGTGGCGCATGGAGCGGCCATGATCATTCCCGCGGAATCGTTTGACCCGGGCGCAACTTTGCAGTCCATCGAAGCCGAGCGCGCCACCTCTCTGTATGGCGTGCCGACCATGTTTATCGCCCAATTACATAATCCCAGCCTACAAGCCCGCGATCTGACTTCGCTGCGCACGGGAATCATGGCGGGAAGCCCCTGCCCCATCGAAACCATGCGCTGCGTGGTCGAGGAGATGCACTGCCCGGAAATCACTATCGGCTATGGACAGACCGAGGCTTCTCCCCTGATCACCCAAACAACCGTGGATGATCCGCTAGAACTGCGGGTAGAGACCGTGGGCCGGGCGTTTCCGGGGGTTGAGGTCAAAATCATTGATCCCGCCACCGGTGATATCCTGCCCGACGGACAGCCGGGCGAGCTGTGCAGCCGGGGGCACAACACGATGCTGGGCTATTACAACCAGCCCGAGGCAACCGCCGCCGCCATCGACGCCGAAGGCTGGCTGCACACGGGGGACTTGGCGATTCGCCTGCCGAATGGCTATTTCAAGATCACGGGGCGGATCAAGGACATGGTTATTCGCGGAGGCGAAAACATCTACCCCCGCGAAATCGAAGAGTACTTTTTTACCCATCCCGCGATCGAGCAAGCCAGCGTGGTGGGCGTGCCCGACCCCAAATATGGCGAGGAATTGTGCGCCTGGATCAAGCTAAAGTCGGGATACGCGGCGGGCGCGGACCTGACGGAAGAGCAAGTGCGGGACTTTTGCCGGGGGAAGCTAGCCCATTATAAAGTCCCCCGGTATGTGCGATTCGTGCAGGCTTTTCCCCAAACCGTCACGGGCAAAATTCAAAAATTTAAAATCCGCGAGCAAATGTGCGCCGAGCTAGGGCTATGCGAGCAAAAAACGGCGTAG
- a CDS encoding RsmD family RNA methyltransferase, with protein MPRPPKKFAGKSKGARQAHAHAARQAADAAEAASPPRIIGGDLRGRKLLFTPDPRTRPMKERVREALFNLLGPGVAGKHALDLFAGTGALAFEALSRRAASATLVERHFPTADLLKKTAASLELTDRVTVLPANALLFAKKLPSLPTIPWVVFCSPPYDCYIRQEGELLELLQSLLAAAPTGSLFAVEADERFDMTKLPRAAEWLVREYEPAIVAVWREPPPEPSLAS; from the coding sequence ATGCCCCGTCCCCCCAAAAAATTCGCCGGCAAGTCAAAAGGCGCCCGGCAGGCCCATGCCCACGCCGCTCGGCAAGCGGCCGACGCGGCGGAGGCTGCCAGTCCGCCGCGGATCATCGGCGGTGATTTACGGGGGCGAAAGTTGCTCTTTACCCCCGATCCCCGCACCCGGCCCATGAAAGAACGCGTCCGCGAGGCCCTGTTTAATCTGCTGGGTCCGGGGGTGGCGGGGAAACACGCGCTGGATTTGTTTGCGGGAACGGGGGCGTTGGCGTTTGAAGCCCTGAGCCGCCGCGCGGCCAGCGCCACGCTGGTGGAACGGCACTTTCCCACGGCGGACCTGCTGAAAAAGACCGCCGCTAGCCTGGAATTAACCGACCGCGTGACAGTATTGCCCGCCAATGCGCTCCTCTTTGCAAAAAAGCTTCCCTCCTTGCCAACTATACCCTGGGTGGTGTTTTGCTCGCCTCCCTATGATTGCTATATTCGCCAAGAGGGGGAATTGCTGGAATTGCTGCAATCCCTGCTAGCCGCCGCGCCCACCGGATCGCTCTTTGCCGTCGAGGCGGACGAACGTTTTGACATGACCAAGCTGCCCCGCGCGGCGGAATGGCTGGTCCGCGAATATGAACCGGCGATTGTGGCGGTATGGCGGGAGCCGCCACCCGAACCGTCGCTCGCGTCATAA